A DNA window from Chitinibacter fontanus contains the following coding sequences:
- a CDS encoding LpxL/LpxP family acyltransferase: MSVRLLAALLWLIHWIPFRVMGWIAQPIGLLLYHLLSRRRKIGAVNLRLCLPHLSEPERARLLRQHFCQSAHVMLGYSILYWGSPRRLEKLVRVEGAEHLAQAAGKPVILLSPHFLGLDFGGVRFSMEHHGSAYLASQRGAFNEISYRLRNRFHQPLLVKRSEGIRPIVKALKQGVAFYYLPDQDLGPKDSIFVPFFGVATATTPALPRIAKISHAQVIPMVTTLYADHLVVRYEAAWQHYPSEDVTADTLRMNQFIEQRVLDHPSQYFWLHRRFKTRPEGEASVY, from the coding sequence ATGAGCGTTCGTCTGCTAGCTGCCCTGCTGTGGCTTATTCACTGGATTCCTTTTCGCGTGATGGGCTGGATAGCCCAGCCTATTGGCTTATTGCTGTATCACTTACTGTCGCGGCGCCGCAAAATAGGCGCGGTCAATTTACGACTTTGCCTGCCACATTTGAGCGAGCCTGAGCGCGCACGACTGCTGCGCCAGCATTTTTGCCAGTCGGCCCATGTGATGCTCGGGTACAGCATATTGTACTGGGGCAGCCCACGCCGTCTGGAAAAATTGGTGCGGGTTGAAGGTGCTGAGCATTTAGCTCAGGCCGCAGGCAAGCCGGTCATTTTGCTATCACCGCATTTTCTAGGCTTGGATTTTGGCGGGGTGCGCTTTTCGATGGAGCATCATGGCTCGGCCTATCTGGCCTCACAACGGGGTGCTTTCAATGAGATTAGCTACCGCCTGCGCAACCGTTTTCACCAACCTTTACTGGTTAAACGCTCGGAAGGCATTCGCCCGATTGTGAAAGCCCTTAAACAGGGCGTGGCGTTTTATTATTTGCCCGATCAAGATTTGGGCCCCAAAGACTCCATTTTTGTGCCCTTCTTTGGCGTAGCTACCGCCACAACGCCCGCATTGCCCCGCATCGCCAAAATCAGCCATGCACAGGTCATCCCGATGGTCACGACGCTATATGCCGATCATCTGGTGGTTCGCTATGAAGCGGCATGGCAGCACTACCCAAGTGAAGACGTCACGGCAGATACCTTGCGAATGAATCAATTTATTGAGCAACGTGTACTTGATCACCCCAGCCAATATTTCTGGCTACACCGCCGCTTTAAAACTCGGCCGGAAGGTGAAGCTTCCGTATATTAA